One genomic region from Halobacteriovorax vibrionivorans encodes:
- the atpA gene encoding F0F1 ATP synthase subunit alpha has translation MSMNPEEITSIIKDRIANFETKLQVDEVGTVLTVGDGVARIFGLKNAMAGELVEFATGTKGMVLNLETNNVGVAILGDDPKITEGSTVKRTEKIVEVPVGDALLGRVVDAIGNPIDGQGEIVSEHSRRVEIKAPGILARKSVHEPLQTGIKAIDSMIPIGRGQRELIIGDRKTGKTAVAIDTIINQKGKDVICIYVAVGQKNSTVRQVQQKLKEAGALDYTIIVSATASNSAPLQYLAPYTGCTMGEYYRDSGKHALIVYDDLTKQAQAYRQLSLLLRRPPGREAFPGDVFYCHSRLLERAAKLADKDGAGSLTALPVIETQEGDVSAYIPTNVISITDGQIFLEGDLFNSGIRPAVNVGISVSRVGGSAQIKAMKKVAGTLRLDLAQYRELQAFAAFGSDLDEATQKQLSKGERLVELLKQAQYSPYDVIDQVVSVYAGTKGMFDSVPVEKVKEAERDLIDHLNASHSELMTSIRNEKAISGENDGKLATVIKEFIASKNY, from the coding sequence ATGTCAATGAATCCAGAAGAAATTACGAGCATTATCAAAGACAGAATTGCTAACTTCGAAACTAAACTACAAGTTGATGAAGTAGGTACAGTTCTAACTGTTGGTGATGGTGTTGCTAGAATTTTCGGTCTTAAAAATGCTATGGCCGGTGAACTTGTAGAATTTGCTACAGGTACAAAAGGTATGGTTCTAAACCTTGAAACTAACAACGTTGGTGTTGCTATTCTAGGTGATGATCCAAAAATCACAGAAGGTTCAACAGTTAAAAGAACTGAAAAGATCGTTGAAGTACCAGTAGGTGACGCTCTTTTAGGTCGTGTTGTTGATGCTATTGGTAATCCAATCGATGGACAAGGTGAAATCGTTTCTGAACACTCAAGACGTGTTGAAATTAAAGCTCCAGGTATTCTAGCTAGAAAGTCTGTACACGAGCCACTTCAAACTGGTATCAAAGCGATTGATTCAATGATCCCAATCGGACGTGGTCAACGTGAGCTTATTATTGGTGATAGAAAGACTGGTAAAACAGCTGTTGCTATCGACACAATCATCAACCAAAAAGGTAAAGATGTTATTTGTATCTACGTTGCTGTTGGACAAAAGAACTCAACAGTACGTCAAGTACAACAAAAGCTAAAAGAAGCCGGTGCTCTTGATTATACTATCATCGTATCTGCTACTGCTTCTAACTCTGCACCACTTCAGTACCTTGCTCCATACACTGGTTGTACAATGGGTGAGTACTACAGAGATAGTGGTAAGCACGCTCTAATCGTTTATGATGATTTAACAAAACAAGCACAAGCATATCGTCAGCTTTCACTTCTTCTAAGAAGACCTCCAGGGCGTGAAGCATTCCCAGGGGACGTTTTCTACTGTCACTCTAGACTATTAGAAAGAGCTGCAAAACTTGCTGATAAAGACGGAGCTGGTTCACTAACTGCACTTCCAGTTATTGAAACTCAAGAAGGTGACGTTTCTGCATATATTCCAACTAACGTAATTTCGATTACTGACGGTCAGATCTTCCTAGAAGGTGACTTATTTAACTCTGGTATTCGTCCAGCTGTTAACGTTGGTATTTCAGTATCACGTGTTGGTGGTTCTGCTCAGATTAAGGCAATGAAGAAAGTTGCTGGTACATTAAGACTTGATCTTGCTCAGTATCGTGAACTTCAGGCATTCGCTGCTTTCGGTTCAGATCTAGATGAAGCAACTCAAAAACAACTTTCAAAAGGTGAAAGACTTGTTGAGCTACTTAAGCAAGCTCAGTACTCACCTTACGATGTAATTGATCAAGTTGTATCTGTTTATGCTGGTACAAAAGGAATGTTTGACTCTGTTCCTGTAGAAAAAGTTAAAGAAGCTGAAAGAGATCTAATTGATCACTTAAATGCATCTCACTCTGAGCTTATGACTTCTATTAGAAATGAAAAAGCAATCTCAGGAGAGAATGACGGTAAATTAGCTACTGTTATTAAAGAGTTTATCGCAAGTAAGAACTACTAA
- the atpH gene encoding ATP synthase F1 subunit delta, with protein sequence MKDKNVAKAYAKAIYNLGKESNLDVAKELTTLTEVVNENNNLENVMFLDVFSAEEKTAVVNDVMTKLGLSQVVKSFINFLLQEKRIGLMPIIFKEVIVIDDHEKGFMRGTIEGSADSIDTESLDKIKSFIKKELGSEPELTYVKNEKITAGVRVTVEDYQVDASVDKQLNTLKESIING encoded by the coding sequence ATGAAAGATAAGAATGTAGCCAAAGCGTATGCAAAAGCGATTTACAACCTAGGTAAAGAGTCAAATCTTGACGTTGCTAAAGAATTAACAACACTTACTGAAGTGGTTAACGAAAACAACAATCTTGAAAATGTTATGTTTCTTGATGTTTTCTCTGCTGAAGAAAAAACAGCTGTTGTTAATGATGTAATGACAAAATTAGGACTTTCTCAAGTTGTAAAATCATTTATTAATTTCCTACTTCAAGAAAAAAGAATTGGTCTTATGCCAATTATTTTTAAAGAAGTAATCGTTATCGATGATCATGAAAAAGGTTTCATGAGAGGAACAATCGAAGGTAGTGCAGATTCAATTGATACTGAGTCTCTTGATAAGATTAAATCTTTTATCAAGAAGGAATTAGGATCAGAGCCTGAATTAACTTACGTAAAAAACGAAAAAATAACTGCAGGTGTTCGAGTGACAGTTGAAGACTATCAAGTCGATGCTTCTGTAGATAAACAACTTAATACTTTAAAAGAATCAATTATAAATGGTTAA
- a CDS encoding F0F1 ATP synthase subunit B family protein, with amino-acid sequence MKFLLALIISNVALAAGGEYRGGHLSDLLVPAINFTIVFGFIAWKMIPFMSKSFTEKSENIKDLVEYAAKKDAKAEQELQASKAKIDNIQSEKEKIISNAKVDSEKFEQKFVEEMKASMEKMEKDSEHKLESEKKMMLKSLNESLLDEVINKTKSTIHKDEKLSNKATSNLISRL; translated from the coding sequence ATGAAATTTTTATTAGCTTTAATCATTAGTAATGTTGCTCTAGCTGCTGGTGGTGAGTACCGCGGTGGTCATTTAAGTGATCTTCTAGTTCCTGCAATTAACTTCACAATTGTGTTTGGTTTTATTGCGTGGAAGATGATCCCATTTATGAGCAAATCATTCACAGAAAAATCAGAAAACATTAAAGACTTAGTTGAGTATGCAGCAAAGAAAGATGCTAAGGCAGAACAAGAGCTACAAGCTTCAAAAGCTAAGATCGATAACATTCAAAGTGAAAAAGAAAAAATCATTTCAAATGCAAAAGTAGATAGCGAAAAGTTTGAACAAAAATTTGTTGAAGAAATGAAAGCATCAATGGAAAAAATGGAAAAAGATTCTGAGCATAAATTAGAATCTGAAAAGAAAATGATGCTTAAAAGTCTTAACGAATCACTTTTAGATGAAGTTATTAACAAGACTAAAAGTACAATTCATAAAGATGAAAAATTATCAAATAAAGCAACTAGTAATTTAATATCAAGACTATAG
- a CDS encoding F0F1 ATP synthase subunit B family protein: MDTILTVLKSLQIDSTLFIQLAIVTVLYFVTRNLIWSKLQDILENREAKTTKMESGAEEKTRLATELEKEYKVKIESAQSEAFSIIQAKKEEVTKREAAKVKELADKLESQLNAEKNEYAKELEEKKVAVMKDAEELSSLLVNKIVQ, from the coding sequence ATGGATACTATTCTTACAGTATTAAAATCACTACAAATCGATTCAACTTTATTCATTCAATTAGCTATTGTTACTGTTTTGTACTTTGTAACAAGAAACTTAATTTGGTCTAAGCTTCAAGATATTCTTGAAAATCGTGAAGCAAAAACGACTAAAATGGAGTCAGGAGCAGAGGAGAAAACTCGTCTAGCAACTGAGCTTGAAAAAGAATATAAAGTGAAAATTGAAAGTGCTCAATCAGAAGCTTTTTCTATCATTCAAGCAAAGAAAGAAGAAGTAACAAAGCGTGAAGCTGCAAAGGTTAAAGAACTAGCAGATAAACTTGAGTCTCAACTAAATGCTGAGAAGAATGAGTACGCAAAAGAATTAGAAGAAAAGAAAGTTGCCGTTATGAAAGATGCGGAAGAACTATCGTCACTTCTTGTAAACAAAATCGTTCAGTAA
- a CDS encoding bactofilin family protein, with the protein MTQGTMAAIIEDGCKLEGNITLNGVGRIAGIVNGTIYSNDTVIISEAAVINADIIADVIMISGIVKGDIKATSRVEIIKPARFEGTITTPSLIVEDGVIFHGTTKMHDDK; encoded by the coding sequence ATGACACAAGGAACAATGGCAGCAATTATTGAAGATGGTTGTAAGCTTGAAGGCAATATTACACTTAATGGTGTTGGACGCATTGCAGGAATTGTGAACGGAACAATTTATTCTAATGATACGGTAATTATTTCAGAGGCCGCTGTTATAAATGCAGATATTATTGCTGATGTAATTATGATTAGTGGTATCGTAAAAGGTGATATTAAAGCGACTTCTCGCGTTGAAATTATCAAGCCAGCTCGCTTCGAGGGGACTATCACAACTCCTTCGCTGATTGTTGAAGATGGTGTTATCTTCCATGGAACAACGAAGATGCATGATGACAAATAA
- a CDS encoding ParB/RepB/Spo0J family partition protein, which translates to MAKKVALGKGMGSLLGGTSGSSKASKAQAAFSDLQKVAAENQPEKPVQREAAVQVETNPSMLDITSIHANPNQPRKIFKEEELHELSNSIKENGVIQPLIVVKADEGYELVAGERRLRASKLAGLTQVPVVIKRATDREKMVMSIIENVQRSDLNCVEEALAYFGLMEDYNLTQEEVAKKVGKERSTIANFLRILKLPRDVVDLIQKDQLSFGHAKILAGVKEREDCIRIANKAAVDNLSVRETEKLIKASKRAPKDKKEEEENFDFFNGKMSQYREKLEQRTGYHFGIKTNKSGGGEVVLKFANEAEFNDIFEYLLTNR; encoded by the coding sequence ATCGAAAGCGCAAGCTGCATTTTCAGATCTCCAAAAGGTAGCGGCAGAAAATCAACCTGAAAAACCGGTACAAAGAGAAGCAGCAGTACAAGTTGAAACGAATCCATCAATGTTGGATATTACATCAATTCATGCAAACCCAAATCAACCACGTAAAATATTTAAAGAAGAAGAACTTCATGAGCTATCTAACTCAATTAAGGAAAATGGTGTTATCCAGCCTTTAATTGTTGTTAAAGCGGATGAAGGATATGAACTTGTAGCTGGTGAAAGAAGATTAAGAGCTTCAAAACTTGCTGGCCTTACTCAGGTTCCTGTTGTCATTAAAAGAGCAACTGATCGTGAAAAAATGGTTATGTCGATCATTGAAAACGTTCAACGTTCAGATCTAAATTGTGTAGAAGAAGCGCTAGCTTACTTTGGATTAATGGAAGACTACAACCTGACACAAGAAGAAGTTGCAAAGAAAGTAGGAAAGGAAAGATCAACAATTGCTAACTTCCTACGTATCCTTAAACTACCTCGTGATGTTGTCGATTTAATTCAAAAGGATCAGCTATCTTTTGGTCATGCTAAAATTTTAGCAGGTGTTAAAGAAAGAGAAGATTGTATTCGCATTGCAAATAAAGCAGCTGTAGATAATTTATCAGTTAGAGAAACTGAAAAACTAATTAAAGCTTCTAAACGTGCACCAAAAGACAAGAAAGAAGAGGAAGAAAACTTTGACTTCTTCAATGGCAAAATGTCTCAATATAGAGAGAAGCTTGAGCAGCGTACTGGGTACCACTTTGGTATTAAGACAAATAAGAGTGGCGGTGGTGAAGTCGTTCTTAAATTTGCTAATGAAGCTGAATTTAATGATATCTTTGAATATCTTTTAACTAATAGATAA